DNA from Daucus carota subsp. sativus chromosome 1, DH1 v3.0, whole genome shotgun sequence:
TTATTACATCAGAGCAACACTTAAACTCACTTGTAATAACTTCAGTTTTGTACTAAATTTTTAGCTTTAGGAATCATCAGTACAGAATTTCTTGACTTGGGTTTTACTTATCTCTCCTAATCTTAATTAACAAGAAAGTTAAAATGTGGATTTTTGGATGGGCTGGGCCATCTGGGTTCTCTGGTAAATCCACAGCTGAGCAAGTTACTCAAGGGATTGATGGAACTGGCCTTACTGCTATTGTTACAGGTCTTCTTTTTACTCActgacaatttttttattttttttatgatttctttTGTTGTTAGTCTTTGATTTGCATTGGGTTTGTTCTGATAGCTCAGATATATAGTACTTTTGTTTGTTGATTGATGAGTGATGGGCTTGTTTTCAACTCTGTTGATAGTGTTGGTTGTGGCTTGGACAAGTGACTTTTTTTTACCTGTGATCTGCATAAGTGCTTTTGTTGGGTTGTTTTAGTTAGCTTTGGATATAAAGTATTTAGGATCTTAGATAGATGCTTAAAATGTCTGCCCTCATTAGTTAATCCCGAAATGGGGGAAaaccaagaaaaaaaaagtaggACAAATCAGTGATCCAGCTATCTAATCCTGGTGTACTTGGGTTTAAAACCTCTTTACTGTGAAATTGATATAGACATATAGTGCAACACAATAGGTGAAAATTATCGGATACTTCGATAGATGCTTTAGAACTTAACAGATAAGTTGTATGAAGAAGTTCGTTTACCTATTGATGTACGATAATAGGAGCATCGAATGGGATTGGAATCGAAACTGCACGTGCTCTTGCTTTGCGTGGAGTACACATTGTTATGGGAGTAAGAAATGTTAATGCTGGAAACAAAGTTAAAGAACAAATACTCGCAGAAGCCCCTAATGCTACAATTGATGTCATGGAGATAGATCTCAACTCACTGGCATCTGTCAGCAAATTTGCTTCTGAATATATTTCCTCCGGTCTTCCCTTAAACATCCTCATGTAAGATACTGTTTAGCCATTTTTTTTCAGTGCCATACTATTGTCTTCTACTTCTTATTCCTTGCTTCAATTGAGTTGCTTGTGTTTGGTGTCAAAAGTAACAATGCAGGAATCATGGCACCTCCTTTCACGCTCTCCAAAGACAACATAGAGCAGCAATTTGCTGTTAATCATTTGGGTATGCTGTGATATGTTATCCACCGCTTCCTTTTATTAGTTGCCATTATTGTTTATTTACTTTTACATGCATAATAAGGTCTTTTTACCCTTTCTCAGGCCCATTCCATTTGACAAATCTTTTATTGGACACGATGAAAAAAACAGCACGTGAGAGCAACAAAGAAGGAAGAATTGTTAATTTGTCATCTGTGCTACACAAGAGCAGTTATAAAGAAGGAATTCGCTTTGATAAAATCAATGAGGAATCTAGGTGCGTATGTCAGAACTCAAAATgtgcacacacacacaagaCCACTCGTGTTTGTGATTTGTGTAGTATGTACAAAATTGCAACTGAGCGACAGCTAAAAACAAGGGGCaagattatataaaaacaaatgatGTGTTTCTACTTCATCGCTTGCGTTTTTAATAAACTAAACAATACAGTATAAATTAATTTGCTTCTTAGAGATGATTATTTGCAGTTGTTATCATCATTTATCTACTGTGTTGTAATTTTGGCCTACTTTCAGTTATGATGGGAATGCTGCATATGGACAATCAAAGCTTTGTAACTTATTGCACACTAATGAACTAGCAAGGCGCTTAAAGGTAACATTTACTTCATTTACTATCGAATATTAGCTTGATTTTTTTTAGCGGACAAATGAGTATCATGTATCTGCAAGCCAGGGATAGTCGACTAGTCATCATCTTATAGTGCATTGTGTTATCCTGGTGAATGATTTTAGCCAATCAAGAAAGACCTGAAACCTTGGTGTAGAAAGACTGGTTGCTGAAACTTACTATTAGTTTCTTTCTCTACGATTGACAGGCAGATGGAGTAGATATAACTGCGAATTCACTACATCCTGGGCTTATTGCCACTAATATTACAAATAACCTCAACCTCGTCGGTTGTAAGTATTTTTCAATCTGCAAATTTACCTTAgacatatattgatttatatcaaTTTTATTCAGCTGCTTTCTTGCTCTGTTGCAGGGTTGTTCTTTACCATCGGCCAGTTCTTTCTCAAAAATGTTGCCCAGGTTTTATTTCTCTTTTGCATTTCTGATACACATTCTCTGCAATTTTCTTTCAACTATAATACCTAAATCTATATTTCTGACGTCGTGTAtgcaaaattaaaattgattcaTGAGCTAATGTGAATCTCGTTTCCTATAGGGAGCAGCAACTACATGCTATGTGGCATTGCATCCTCAAGTTAAAGGGGTTAGCGGCGAATACTTTATAGACAGTAACAAAGCAGATCCCAGCGCCACTAGCGCAATGTCTAAGGATCCGGAGTTGGCCAAGAGACTGTGGGATTTCAGCTTGAACTTGACAGCAGGAAAGTAGCTTTCACTAAAAGATACATTGACCTGTTCAGAATTGTGTGTAATTTCTGTACTTTTCTGTGCCATAACATCGAATTCGTGTGGATTTTCTCTAAGATGCAACAATCTGACTTAATTTGTCTGTCCTCTGAATCGCAGAGTGATCATTTTAACTATCAAACTATTAATGTGAGTATGTGAGTAAAGTTTTTCCTTTCAGTTTGCTTGTGCAATGAGTTTGTTTCTCTTGATAAAAAATCCTATTGAAGTCTAGACAAACTTGTTTTACTGAATTATTGTTTCATTTCAGTCTGTTAAATAGATCTGAGTCCAATTAGATTGAGTTGGTGTGTCAACTCATTTGATTTACAgtataatagaaatcagttaACACTTCACAGAGGAAAACAACTTAAAAAATTTGTCCAAAATACTCTCCCGTCTCTTAAGCAATTTTTTGAATACATACTTCTCATGTCTCTTTCCAATACaactttttgaatatttttttaaaaaattatcatcagactataattttaatatttgattaatacACAATTCAATTGATTGCAATTatcaaaaatagaaaaagaaattgaCCTCATAGCAACatagtttatttttcaaaaaaattcttgtaaatacaaatattaagaataaaaatttatgtacaaaaaagtaaaaaagttaaattaaagaaatatatcGTCAATACACTTTAAATTGCTTTATATAAAATCAGCCAACTCATTTGAGAAATGGAAGGTGTAACTCATATTTTTCTTacaaaaatagatatatttatttatataaaaaaaggaCACGAAAAGAGTACGGGATAACATGGAAAAAAGAAAATGGATAAGAATTAAAATGAGGTTAGCTAAGAGTttttgtaaatatcaaatatgtCAGCTCTGTATTTTTCCTCATTTTCTTGCAAGACCAGCCAAGGTGGTGTCGTACTAGTTTTACTTCATTCATCTTCCAACCAACTATACAAATCTAAATGTATCCTGCATTGTAACATATGTATGCCCTATTTTCTTCGTTTTCCCAACTATTGCTATAACTTCTGCACTCAACCCTTTTTTCCTGCCAAATTAGGTGAGAGTTTCATATACATATCCATATTAGGAAGCTGGTATGTAGTAATCGATTGTTTGTAAACATCTTCAAACGTTTTTTTATATGTGAAGCGTTTTTGTAATGGATTGTTTGTGATTAAAGCTTCAATTTATAGAGTGACGTTGCATGTCCTTTGCAttcatatacaaaattttaattcatgatATAAAAAATTGCTCAATCATAACGAAAGAAAAACGGTTATTTTCGACGGATTTTTTCGTTCGTCTATAATTTCGACCGAAACCAGTTGAGTATAAATCGGTCAAAATTAATAGGAAAAAAATGTAAATCGACGACCCACATTTTGTCGAAATAGAGAACGGTCGAAAAAACAATAGATAGAAAAGTTAGAATTTATCAGTCGAAAACAATTTATTTTCGATCGTCTAGGTATTTTCAACTATTCGACCCCGTGCTCGAAAATATTCAATTATGATCGAGAACGATCGAAAATAAGTAAATTCAACCCGTTTATCTTGATCGAAATTAGCCATTTTTCCTTTAATGTCAACCGCTTATCAAAAACCCGAATCCTGCGTAAATACTACGTGTCAATGCAAATAGGGCAAACAAAGCTGCAGGACATACGACATAAGGTTCTTCTGTAACGAGACATATATTGGAGTTTGTTGGTCTGAGGAGGACATCATGCCGTTACAATTATTTTCAAGACAGATAGATATTTATGTAAATCAAGGAGGGGCGGGatcttatatttacaaatatgtcATTCGATGCGTATTAAAAACCGATATAACCTTGAAACCTCCTCGAAATCACCTTAACATATCTTCAAAATTGTAGAAAGTGGTTGTTTACAGTAATTAGTTAGCAGCTAGCAAACTCTCTCCCAACAACTTGCATTACACGCCATAAAAGCCTCTTCATATTTTACGGAGCTACAAAATGTACACAAAGTCGGTCCATCCCCTTATTAATACTCACTCTTTCATTGTCTTGGACAACCCTAGAGCTATTTTCCTCTGTTCTTGGACTTCAAATTTCCGTAAAATCCTACATTGATCAATGGATGCATCGACGATCATGTTGGTGTTTGCAGTCATCGCGGCTTATATGATGTGGTTCAAGGCGATGATTAGGCCATTGAAGGGTCCGCGAGTGTGGCCTTTGTTGGGGAGTCTCCCTGGATTGATTGAGAATTCTGACAGAATGCATGATTGGATAGCTGAAAATTTACGAGCCTGTGGCGGCACGTACCAGACGTGCATTGCTGCAGTGCCATTTCTGGCGCGGAAGCAAGGCCTCGTGACGGTCACTTGTGATCCGAATAATTTAGAGCATATTTTGAAGGTGAGGTTTGAGAATTACCCCAAGGGGCCTAATTGGCAAGGTGTGTTTCATGATTTGCTTGGTGAGGGGATTTTTAATTCTGACGGTGACACGTGGAAATTCCAGCGCAAAACGGCTGCGCTGGAGTTTACGACTAGGACGTTGCGCCAGGCCATGGCACGGTGGGTGAGTCGAGCCATTAAGGTTAGGTTTTGTCCGATTCTGAAGAGGGCTGAGGCTGAAGGCGAGCCGGTTGATCTTCAAGATTTATTGTTAAGGCTAACttttgataatatatgtggATTGGCTTTTGGTAAGGATCCTGAGACTCTGGCTCCTGGCTTGCCTGAGAATCATTTTGCTTCGGCTTTTGATCGAGCCACGGAGGCTACGTTGAGGCGATTTATCTTGCCAGAGATGATTTGGAAGCTGAAAAAATGGCTCAGGATTGGCATGGAAGTCGGCTTGAGTGAGGGCGTTGGCCACGTGGACAAGTACTTGACAGGTGTCATCAATACACGTAAGATCGAGCTGATTAGTCAGCAAAATGGCGGCGGTGGGGTCCCACACGACGATTTGCTGTCTCGTTTCATGAAGAAAAAAGAGTCATACTCTGACAAATTTCTGCAACACGTGGCACTCAACTTCATCCTAGCTGGACGCGACACGTCCTCCGTGGCGCTGAGCTGGTTTTTCTGGCTGGTCACAAAAAACCCCAGAGTAGAAGAAAAAATCTTGTTAGAAATATGTTCTGTTCTGACAGAGACACGTGGCAGGGATATATCCACGTGGCTTGCTGAGCCACTAGTGTTCGAAGAAGTTGACAGACTGATATACCTCAAGGCAGCTCTGTCCGAGACACTCAGGCTATATCCATCTGTCCCGGAGGACTCGAAACACGTGCTCTCCGACGACACATTGCCGGATGGCACGGTGGTTCCGGCCGGCTCATCAATCACCTACTCAATCTACTCATCCGGGAGAATGAAGTTCATATGGGGAGAGGATTGTCTCGAATTCAGACCTGAAAGATGGCTAACTCAAGATGGTACAAAATTCGAAACCAAGGATCCCTTTAAATTTGTGTCCTTTAATGCAGGGCCGAGGATCTGTCTAGGCAAGGACCTGGCCTATCTGCAAATGAAGTCAATTGCGGCTGCAGTGCTGCTGCGCCACCGCCTGACAGTGGCGGAAGGGCACCGCGTGGAGCAGAAGATGTCGCTGACATTGTTCATGAAATATGGGCTCAAGGTTGATGTGCACCCTAGGGACTTGGCTCCTGTGGTGGCCAAGATTGCAGATAATTCTGCATGCATGGGCAAGACAAAAGCTGATGAGGAGCTAAATTATGTTGCTTGAATATGTTCTCTGCTGCATATTTACAATAATCATCTATGAGTCGAATGTAGATATGATGTCTGTACATTAGTACATGTATGTGTATAACAGTTTATATTTAcgaattttcaatttttcattcttgtttataaattttattttagccAGACCAAACtggttttttttacataaactttGTCTCAGAAAGGTTGGTGAGGAATTacatgttaaaattattattttttctggaaaaataatacaaattttaataGCATATAACTTAActattatgatataataaaacATGAATATTAACGAAAAATAATAGTGTTCTGAGACAGAAAGAGCAACaattgagtatctgttctataAAACTTCTCGAGGTGAGCCAGGGTTACAAATGATTATCTGTTCTACAAAATTTCTCGGGGTGAGAGCCAGGATCGAACCAAAACCTAAAACGACAGAGCATAAACTCTTAACCACTGAGTTATCTCTATCTTTTCAGATTTTGAGTTTCATTTTCACTCAATATTTGACGATCAATTGATCCTTCTTGTCCTCGGCCAATGGCCACGTACATGGCTTTGTTGGATGATCGGTTGTTGATAGACAGCTCCATGATTTACGGACCATAGATcatatgtactccctccatcccattttaagtgtccattttgccaaaaaaaaaattcccaaaatatgtgtcatactctttaacccatgCAATTTTTTACTAGTTCCaatattaaatacaaccaacaaGCCTTTCCTAAATTCATTAATGCATTAATGTAGGGAATATGAATGTATAGTATAATTTGAAGTGAAGAAAGGTCAAATACACGGTATTCAAGTAGGAGTGATGCTAtacgtaattaatatttataaaaaccaaggtgaataggtgtgtgaagataatgataaaaacatcacattaattgtttcttaagatgtgtgaaatttgcaaagtggacacttaaaatgggatggagggagtagtaattacCACGTACAATGCATGGGTGTCACAGTTATTATCATCAGTGTTCTGTCAGGTTTGATTATTTCCACAACGGACAGCTTACACCTACCCTCAAGAATtaaagtattatataatattataaaaaataattatgatttgttggtaaaaatttatttataatttaaaaataatttttaatttatgtgtttgaataattttaaattattaataaaataataaaatattataatagttCTATAAATAGTCAAATTAAGGAGAAAAATATAAGTCACTGGCGCATAACTCTTTCGACACAAACAAATGAACAATATTCTCGATAGCCGAGCAGGGACGAAGCCAGCAAACATTCATAAGGGGGgccaaaaaaatttcttcaaCACAATGAAATTTTTCGTCAACACAGtgaaatattcaatataaaataaatacaaaagtactaataaaaaaattatagtagaaCCTTGCCTTCTTTTAAACCaggaaatcaaatatataattgtgtcagttaaaatatttagctatttgtctttagatatataagagtataaaatatcaggaaactcatcataataactctaaattatacgataatctttaattagcaagtaacacacattaaatgaaattgtacttcaaaaaaaattatattgtattttaaacAAGAGTAAGTAAAATTTTTACAATATCTCAAAAACTAAACATTATGCTTATTaaccttaaaaaaaatattatacttatttacaAGATGACAAACTATAgtttaaacaagtaaaaatattacctggatgataaaatttgaattgacgATGagtagaaaaatattaatattaattaaaaaactgaTAATGCACAAAGACTAACttaatttattctacgaaaatGAATAAGTGGGGTTTAAGTTTCTCGGATAAGAAAGTCCTCCACCAAAAATTCttgtaaaagaattatattgacGTTTACCTTTATCACATAAATCTTTTTCTTAaatagtataattatatatatatatatatatatatatatatatatatatatatatatatatatatatatatatatatatatatatatatatatatatttgtttatttttattcataaatttggTCTAATACATAAATTAGAGAAATCTAAAAATTAACACTTCATCTTATAATGTTAAAATTATCTCTTAAGAGtggacaaatatttttttggggggccaaatttttatatttatataaatataaaaagaaaatataatttttttcaaaattatataatacaaattatagTATTACGGAAACCCTAGGGGGGCCATGGCCCCTTTTGGCCCCTACATAGCTTCGTCCCTGTAGCCGAGGGACTCCAGTTGAGATTTATTATGATCGAAAAACAAACAGAGAAATAGGATGACAAGACTATTTCATCTGGTTAAGTTTGTTGCtaaattaatgaaaatgttTATCTTCGATTACGTTACGTGCAAGCAATTTATCAAGACTCCACAGTCACAACACATCAAAATTCTAATCCTGGGATGATTAAAGCTGTTGGTTAGAATTCAGCTCAACTGTCAATCTTCTTAGTCTCTCagttcacaataaatatagagatTTTGTGCATTGAGAAAttagaataatgttgagtttaaaaaaagtactattaatatatagataaatttgttttgaaagaagagagggacaagtattttgagacaaatttttttgacaaaaggagcctataaattgagacggagggaatattattctgcaacaaatcagTATCTTTCTGTGGACATGAACATCACTTCATCAAGTCTCAAGAGCCTACACAAGAACAGTTTTGAACTGACCATAAGGTCCAGCCGAAAATTTCATCTGTTTCCGGTTGAGTGTCTGTTTTAAGGCCCGGGTACTTTTCTCCGAACTCTCGAAAGAGCGGAATTAAACATGAAACGGAATTAAACAAGGAAACTGTCAGAAGAACAGAAACATATTCTAATACCAAATGCCTACCAATAGCTCGGAAAAAATGTTAATGTACATAATTTCCGTCTAAAACAAAaggtaaaatcatataaatatgataCTAACATGAATTTCATCCGTTCCAGATGCAGGAATGCTTCTGCAGAAATGATTAGTAAACAGATGATCACTGACCGACAAGCAGCATTGGTCTTGCACTAACTTATTTCACTTCCATCTGTGAAACAATCAGTTTAGAATCCACACTACAAGTAACTCCTACCATTTCAATTGCAAGATGAGCAAAATTTAAGTAGAAGAGACCATTTGTTAGCACAGTTATAGCCAAGGCGACTACAAACTTTTTTCTAATCTGATTGATCTAGAGAGTGCCGATATTGACAAGCATATCATTCTGGAAAGACAAGCATATATATTGACAGAAGTTGGTATAACATGGACGGGCACTATATAGGGAAACTGAAACTGATCATTATTCTACTTTACGCTTTTCGAATGTCTGATTCAGAGTGAGGAGATGTTCGCTATAAGCAGGTATGAGTTGGGATATGTATCTCTGATCCAAAACCGCAAACTTCACAACATACGTCCAAATTCAACTTGCATCACCTATGTGCACAAAACTGAAGAATGGTTTAATATGCATCCGTTAGCTGACACTTGGCGGCGTTGCAGGAAAGAAGGTCCAGCCCTGACTTGGTACAGCCTCCTTACCGCTAACCATTTCCTTTGCCCACCAGTCAGAACCTATGCTAGGTGGGTTTTCAGTATTTCCTACTTCagcattgtcaaagatgaattctCCGGAAGACCCAAGGGTAACTGACTGATGCTTCTCCCTATCCGCACAGTCTCTGCAAGCTCTCTGTTCAGTCTGATCAGATGTTGCACCTGTATTATTACACTCACAATCACTAGGCAAATTGGCTGAACCTTCATCGCCTTCAGGAATGCCCTCTACATATTCCGACTTAGATAGAACCTTCGGGGAAGCAATTAGATTGTTTTCCACCCATCTACCGACTTGCCCTGCAGTGATCTCAAATGAGACTCTATGATCAATTGCAGTTTCATCATTTTTCCGCACATCGGATGAAATCTTGAGAGCAGAAATATCAAAGTTCTGCTCATTCAGCACAGAACCATCCTGGGACTTTAATCCCATATTATCTGGGGTCAAAGAACCAGATCCTTGCTGGGATCCCCATTTATGTGGAGACAGCTTGGCAAGGTTCAAGAGCTTAGGAGGGTTGTCAGTACGGAAATCAAGGAAGTGTGGTCGTGCAGGAGTAGAATTGCAATCAAGGAAAGGAGACGAGGTCCCTGAATTTGAGATGCCCGAGCTGGGAGAGGTCAGTTGGCCAAGTGGGCTTCCCGGGTGAAGCTGGTAGGACTGAAATTCATATTGGGGCAACGGATATATTTTATTAGCGTCTCTGTTTTGGTGGTTGGGATCAAGAAGCTGAGCAAATGGCACCTCAGGCGACGAAGGCGTAGTTAACTGAAGAGATTCAGGAGGAGGAGTAAAGGGAGCTGTGGATGGTTCAGTATTGAATGTTGAGAATACAGGGGGCGACACTAATTGGGTCTCATTGGCATAAGGACCAATAGCAAACATAGAGGCTGCTCCCACAGGTGAGTATACGTTGGCAGAATGAGAAACCAAACCAGCTGGCGATTGAAGTGTGGAAGGAGGTTCTGACTGAAGGAAAGATGCAGGAGAGGATGGAGGTGCCACAAAGGGAAGTATCACAGACAATGATTGGTTTAAATTGTGTTCCGCAGTACCATCTGCTCCTGCTGTTTGTTCAGGAACATGTCCAATCCTTGTCTTTTGTTTGTTAGACCCAAAACACCAATATAAACTCCGCCAGCTTCCCCACCGTTTTTTCTGCATTCAAGATAATATAGTTGTAAGAGTTATGCATGTCACATAGagtgagtatgtttggtttcgTCATGTATGTAACAAAAACGACGATAGTTTATAATTCTCGACAACATGAAGAGGCAAGTTCCATCATTCAAATGAATTGATTGTATTCTTTATCTGGGTAAATTTGATGATGTAACTTAGTAGTTAAGTTGCAGCAATGTCACTCAGTCACCTTGAGGT
Protein-coding regions in this window:
- the LOC108196352 gene encoding cytochrome P450 86A22, whose amino-acid sequence is MDASTIMLVFAVIAAYMMWFKAMIRPLKGPRVWPLLGSLPGLIENSDRMHDWIAENLRACGGTYQTCIAAVPFLARKQGLVTVTCDPNNLEHILKVRFENYPKGPNWQGVFHDLLGEGIFNSDGDTWKFQRKTAALEFTTRTLRQAMARWVSRAIKVRFCPILKRAEAEGEPVDLQDLLLRLTFDNICGLAFGKDPETLAPGLPENHFASAFDRATEATLRRFILPEMIWKLKKWLRIGMEVGLSEGVGHVDKYLTGVINTRKIELISQQNGGGGVPHDDLLSRFMKKKESYSDKFLQHVALNFILAGRDTSSVALSWFFWLVTKNPRVEEKILLEICSVLTETRGRDISTWLAEPLVFEEVDRLIYLKAALSETLRLYPSVPEDSKHVLSDDTLPDGTVVPAGSSITYSIYSSGRMKFIWGEDCLEFRPERWLTQDGTKFETKDPFKFVSFNAGPRICLGKDLAYLQMKSIAAAVLLRHRLTVAEGHRVEQKMSLTLFMKYGLKVDVHPRDLAPVVAKIADNSACMGKTKADEELNYVA
- the LOC108199832 gene encoding short-chain dehydrogenase TIC 32, chloroplastic, with product MWIFGWAGPSGFSGKSTAEQVTQGIDGTGLTAIVTGASNGIGIETARALALRGVHIVMGVRNVNAGNKVKEQILAEAPNATIDVMEIDLNSLASVSKFASEYISSGLPLNILINNAGIMAPPFTLSKDNIEQQFAVNHLGPFHLTNLLLDTMKKTARESNKEGRIVNLSSVLHKSSYKEGIRFDKINEESSYDGNAAYGQSKLCNLLHTNELARRLKADGVDITANSLHPGLIATNITNNLNLVGWLFFTIGQFFLKNVAQGAATTCYVALHPQVKGVSGEYFIDSNKADPSATSAMSKDPELAKRLWDFSLNLTAGK
- the LOC108204561 gene encoding uncharacterized protein LOC108204561; protein product: MNGGAHNTYETINAAANVIASAENRVHQASPLQKKRWGSWRSLYWCFGSNKQKTRIGHVPEQTAGADGTAEHNLNQSLSVILPFVAPPSSPASFLQSEPPSTLQSPAGLVSHSANVYSPVGAASMFAIGPYANETQLVSPPVFSTFNTEPSTAPFTPPPESLQLTTPSSPEVPFAQLLDPNHQNRDANKIYPLPQYEFQSYQLHPGSPLGQLTSPSSGISNSGTSSPFLDCNSTPARPHFLDFRTDNPPKLLNLAKLSPHKWGSQQGSGSLTPDNMGLKSQDGSVLNEQNFDISALKISSDVRKNDETAIDHRVSFEITAGQVGRWVENNLIASPKVLSKSEYVEGIPEGDEGSANLPSDCECNNTGATSDQTEQRACRDCADREKHQSVTLGSSGEFIFDNAEVGNTENPPSIGSDWWAKEMVSGKEAVPSQGWTFFPATPPSVS